Proteins from a single region of Trichoplusia ni isolate ovarian cell line Hi5 chromosome 3, tn1, whole genome shotgun sequence:
- the LOC113508696 gene encoding uncharacterized protein LOC113508696, which yields MEEESTACSGEAAPPTDTQSNDEVPNHVTKPEGESLTSSVKHVDIKDQSENMKSSDEKTEQENKKEDGTVIIETINECGKSLAPLLKETTFLEPEPSEPNDDARSLGDLDSLPAGDELVLGAAGSDSGVEGCGRALSSGGGSRSCASSVVSCGSGCGSESSSLAGAPPRPRRRVNVNVTEPKRSSPVGTTTARPVTAPRGPNLATRERARSREKPTPPEKPRPLTPKPRIRPTADLPNLVRESPALRAKPTKTSTARCRTPNSPSEEKRWPSNGPRLATVVDANATRAAADKYATLPRRRREADPEGSPKHDSTPPSSRRPTITRSASSRSTIKARVRIYAEKTSQTVLNGTDIESALAGIVPNIEKVEVSRCHRGVQASARDAEATRLANALAAAAEERERRQRAEAQLAAERAARLAAIAELDRNSQRLLDLAGAGAGAGADGCLRALEEQLRSAGELAAKQRAEIDALREQCNKLHVEACSARECARLAEARLGEAEREAAEMQDFLAAETGALSDSLRDAELELARVNADLDRRRAECRQLVRMCEQRRQETLAAAARGRGGGGARALAALDALAARLARLTRAVHHAYRLPSDLEPTVYHNDLYSRSDSGEALSPEEEQAGGGLLANVARALRNAAPPPAATTAQAQREDDRSHVSDENDNSADLLDSETEPCLVTDPECAEEWWSGAEGAGAWSGDELSPERDFYADEKGS from the exons ATGGAAGAGGAGAGCACAGCCTGTAGCGGCGAAGCCGCGCCGCCTACAGACACACAGTCCAATGACGAAGTTCCTAATCATGTCACAAAGCCTGAAGGCGAAAGCCTCACTTCTAGTGTTAAACATGTAGATATTAAAGACCAAAGTGAAAATATGAAAAGCAGTGACGAAAAAACagaacaagaaaataaaaaagaggaTGGTACTGTTATCATTGAAACAATCAATGAATGTGGCAAAAGTCTTGCACCCTTACTGAAGGAAACAACATTCTTGGAGCCCGAGCCAAGCGAACCAAATGATGATGCTAGATCTCTGGGTGACCTGGACAGCCTACCCGCTGGTGATGAACTAGTGCTGGGCGCCGCAGGTAGTGACAGCGGTGTGGAGGGCTGCGGCCGAGCCCTCAGCAGTGGCGGTGGATCCCGGTCGTGTGCTTCCAGTGTAGTGTCGTGCGGTTCCGGTTGTGGTTCTGAAAGTTCGTCCCTGGCCGGAGCGCCGCCGCGACCGCGACGTCGCGTCAATGTCAACGTTACTGAACCGAAGCGTAGTTCGCCTGTTGGCACGACAACCGCGCGACCTGTAACGGCACCCCGCGGCCCTAACCTAGCCACTCGTGAACGCGCCAGAAGTCGAGAGAAACCTACTCCACCTGAAAAACCTCGACCACTTACGCCAAAGCCACGCATTCGACCGACTGCTGATTTGCCCAATCTTGTTCGAGAAAGTCCTGCACTGCGCGCAAAACCCACCAAAACATCAACAGCCAGATGCCGGACGCCTAACTCCCCCAGTGAAGAAAAGAGATGGCCTTCAAATGGGCCGCGGCTTGCTACAGTGGTGGACGCTAACGCAACAAGAGCGGCGGCTGACAAGTATGCCACCTTACCGCGGAGGCGTCGGGAAGCGGACCCAGAGGGATCACCAAAACACGACAGCACTCCGCCATCGTCACGACGTCCCACCATCACACGCTCCGCTTCCTCACGCTCCACAATAAAGGCGCGAGTACGCATCTACGCTGAGAAAACGTCACAGACAGTGCTCAATGGAACAGACATTGAGTCAGCTCTGGCGGGGATTGTGCCAAATATAGAAAA agtGGAAGTATCTCGCTGTCACCGCGGCGTGCAAGCCAGCGCTCGGGACGCGGAGGCAACGCGCCTTGCCAACGCATTAGCCGCAGCGGCTGAAGAACGAGAGAGGCGGCAGAGAGCCGAGGCTCAGCTGGCGGCGGAGCGAGCGGCGAGACTCGCAGCCATCGCCGAGCTGGACCGCAACTCACAGAGACTGCTCGACCTGGCTGGAGCTG GCGCGGGAGCTGGTGCGGACGGCTGCCTGCGTGCGCTGGAAGAACAACTGCGCTCCGCCGGCGAGCTGGCCGCGAAGCAGCGCGCGGAGATCGACGCGCTCAGGGAACAATGTAACAAGCTACATGTG GAGGCATGCAGCGCCCGCGAGTGCGCGCGCCTGGCGGAGGCTCGCCTGGGCGAGGCGGAGCGCGAGGCGGCCGAGATGCAGGACTTCCTGGCCGCAGAAACCGGCGCGCTCAGCGACTCCCTCAGGGACGCCGAGCTCGAGCTGGCCAGGGTCAATGCTGATCTCGACAGgag ACGCGCCGAGTGCCGGCAGCTGGTCCGCATGTGCGAGCAGCGGCGCCAGGAgacgctggcggcggcggcgcgcgggcgcggcggcggcggcgcgcgcgccctCGCCGCGCTGGACGCGCTCGCCGCGCGCCTCGCCCGCCTCACGCGCGCCGTCCACCACGCCTACAGGCTGCCCAGCGACCTCGAGCCCACTGTCTACCATAACGACCTATACAG CCGCAGTGACAGCGGTGAGGCTCTATCGCCGGAAGAGGAGCAAGCTGGTGGCGGGTTGTTGGCCAACGTAGCGCGAGCGTTGCGCAACGCGGCCCCGCCCCCGGCCGCGACCACTGCGCAGGCGCAACGCGAGGATGATCGCTCGCACGTGTCGGACGAAAACGACAACTCAGCTGACTTACTTGACTCTGAGACTGAACCTTGTCTTGTTACTGATCCAG AATGCGCCGAGGAATGGTGGTCTGGTGCGGAAGGCGCGGGCGCTTGGAGTGGCGACGAATTGTCGCCGGAAAGAGACTTCTATGCGGACGAGAAAG GTTcataa